Proteins encoded by one window of Pseudorca crassidens isolate mPseCra1 chromosome 3, mPseCra1.hap1, whole genome shotgun sequence:
- the GDNF gene encoding glial cell line-derived neurotrophic factor isoform X3: MPEDYPDQFDDVMDFIQATIRRLKRSPDKQMAVLPRRERHRQAAAASPESSRGKGRRGQRGRNRGCVLTAVHLNVTDLGLGYETKEELIFRYCSGSCDAAETMYDKILKNLSKNRRLVSDKVGQACCRPLAFDDDLSFLDDNLVYHILRKHSAKRCGCI; the protein is encoded by the coding sequence ATGCCAGAGGATTATCCTGATCAGTTTGATGATGTCATGGATTTCATACAAGCCACCATTAGAAGACTGAAAAGGTCACCCGATAAACAAATGGCCGTGCTTCCTCGCAGAGAGCGGCACCGGCAGGCTGCAGCCGCCAGCCCGGAGAGTTCCCGAGGGAAAGGCCGGCGGGGCCAGAGGGGCCGAAATCGGGGGTGCGTCTTGACTGCCGTGCATCTGAATGTCACTGACTTGGGTTTGGGCTACGAAACCAAGGAGGAACTCATTTTCAGGTACTGCAGCGGCTCATGCGATGCCGCCGAGACAATGTacgacaaaatattaaaaaacttgTCCAAAAATAGAAGGCTGGTGAGTGACAAAGTCGGGCAGGCGTGTTGCAGACCCCTCGCCTTCGATGATGACCTGTCCTTTTTAGACGATAACCTGGTTTACCATATTCTGAGAAAGCATTCCGCCAAACGCTGTGGATGTATCTGA